TTTAGGGTGTCGGCGCAGGGTGGGAGACACACCTGGCAGTCGTAGAGGCGAGTGAGCTGCTCCAGGATCCACTCCTCCAGGTTGAGGCGCTTCCGTAGCTCCTTGCGGTCGTACTTGACCGTGACCTTCCCTTGGCGCCTCACTGGGCCCTCGTCGTCCGCGCCGCCCGGGCCCTCGCCTGCAGCCCCAGGGGGGCTCTGAAAGTAGACGCGAGGCCCTGGGCCGCCACTCCCCGGTCCGGGGGCCGGGGCCGCCAACGCCGCGCCCCCCGCGGGGCCGCTGTCCGCCATGGCGGCCGCCGGGGCCACGTGCGCGCGTCGGGCCCCTCCCTGCGCCGCCGCCTCCCGGACGCCCGCCGGCTGGCTCCCGGCCGCTGGCTCGGGTTAGCTCGTGAGCTCGGCTCCGCGCGGCTCCGCGGCGAGGGCGGCGGCGGGGGTGCCCGGGGGCAGCTGCAGCATGCGGAGCCCCCGGGCCTGGCCTggccgcgccccgccccctccccaccgaTCCGCCCGCCCTTTGTCCCCCGCGGCCGCCGCCCGAGCCGCCGCAGCCGAAGCCGCTTTCTCTGTCTGGATCGCTTCCCCCGCCCCCCGACCACACCCCCTTAAAGGGCCAGTCCTGCAGCTTGCCCCTCACCCCTACCCCGCCCCCGGACAGGGGCTAGGGGAGGATCTAGTCCTCAGAGGTTTGGGCCTAGCTGTCCCTTCTCTCTTTTAAGCTTCCTGCCCTACACCCAGGCGTTCTAAGCGCCCGGTGCGAGGATTTGCGCTTCCAATAGGGAACCTAGTGTTCTGTCCTCACTGGAGCGAAAACAGGGGCCGCCTGAGAATGGAGGGGAGTGGGCACTGTATACAGGACCGAAGTCCGAGGAGGAGACCTGGGAGCGCCACCCCTCTCCCTTCTGGGTCCTCCGGTCCTCGGTCAGCGGG
The nucleotide sequence above comes from Cervus canadensis isolate Bull #8, Minnesota chromosome 29, ASM1932006v1, whole genome shotgun sequence. Encoded proteins:
- the PPP1R14B gene encoding LOW QUALITY PROTEIN: protein phosphatase 1 regulatory subunit 14B (The sequence of the model RefSeq protein was modified relative to this genomic sequence to represent the inferred CDS: inserted 1 base in 1 codon; deleted 1 base in 1 codon) encodes the protein MLQLPPGTPAAAXRRGAARSRAHELTRASGREPAGGRPGGGGAGRGPTAHVAPAAAMADSGPAGGAALAAPAPGPGSGGPGPRVYFQSPPGAAGEGPGGADDEGPVRRQGKVTVKYDRKELRKRLNLEEWILEQLTRLYDCQEEEIPELEIDVDELLDMESDDSRAARVKELLVDCYKPTEAFISGLLDKIRGMQKLSTPQKK